The sequence below is a genomic window from Chthoniobacterales bacterium.
CCTCGCTCGCCGACGCATGCCAGCGCGGCTCGCCCTGCAGCACGCGAAACGCCGCCGCCGGCACGATGACCAGCAGCGAATGCCCCCCGCCGGTCGCCCGCTGGCAATCCCGGCAATGGCAATGCAGCATCAGCGCGGGTTCCGCAGTGGATTCGTAGCGAACCGCGCCGCAAGCGCATCCGCCGTTGAGAGGAAGAGTCGTGTTCATGATGTGTGGAGTGGGTTGCGCGGTTCAGGCCGCGAGGAACTTCGCCAGCCGGCCGATCCAGTTTTTCCAGCCCTCGATGTGGCGGTCGCGCCGCGCGACCTCGGTGAATTTCTCGTGCGTGAGCACCAGCTTCGTGCGCCCGTCGACCTCGTGGAATTCCACGGTGAGCCGCGTCTCGCGGCCCTCCAGCTCGCCGTATTCCGCGCCCGCGCCGTCCTTCTCCCAGTCCCACGTCGAGACCACCTTCTCCGGCGGCAGCACCTCGATGTAGCTGCCCGCCGCGGTGAAATACTCGCCCGACTCGTCGCGCATCTGGATGCGAAATTTCCCGCCCGCGCGCAGGTCCATCGTCACAGATTCGATCGTCATCTCGTCGCCCAGGCTCAGCCACTGCTCCATGCGGTCGGGCTCGGTCCACGCCTTCCACACGAGCTCGCGCGGCGCGTCGAATTCACGGCTGATCACGAGCTTGTGGCTCGTCGCCTCGAGGTAATCCCTCAACTCCTCGCCCACGATCGACGTCCAGCCCGCGAGGAAATTCTCGCGATTGAAATCCGGATGCTGCGGGAAGGTCTCCAGCCCCTCGTGCGTGAGCCTGAACCGCGTCTCCTCGCCTTCGGGAGAAAGCTCCATCGTCACGAGCGACTCGCCCGCCTCGCCCTCGTAGCGCCACGTGAAGGCGAGCTTGCGCTGCGGGATCACCTCCGTCACCTCGCAGCGGTGATCGTAGATGCGGCCCGCGTGCTCGACGACGAATTGAAATTTGAACCCGACCTCCGGCCGGAAATCCGGCAGGTCGAAATACCAGACGCGCATGGCGTCCGCGTTGGTGATGGCGTGCCAGACCTGCGAGGCCGGCGCGCGGAAGGTCCGCTCGACGACGAGCGGCGTGAGGATGGGTGTGGTCATGCTTTTTTCTCCTTGGCTTGGATTTGCTGCAAATATTCGTCGAGCCGGTCGAGGCTCCCCTCCCAGAACCGGCGATACTCCTCGATCCAGAGCAGCGCGTTGCGCATCGGCGCCGCCTCCAGCCTGAGCTGGTGCACCCGGCCGTCGCGCCGCCGGCGGATCAACCCCGCGTTCTCCAGCACGCGCAAGTGCTTCGACACCGCCGGCAGCGACATGCGGTGCGGCCGAGCCAGGTCCGTCACGCACCGGTCGCCCTTCGCCAATTCCTCCAGCATGCGTCGGCGCGTCGGATCGGCCAGCGCCGCGAAAGTGCGGTCGAGAAGGCGCGGAGAACATTTAACCATATGGTTAAATGTATCGGAAATTTCCTCGCGTGCGCAATCCTTTTTTCTCATGCCCGCGCCGCGACCGGCCGGCAACGCGTCAGCGCAGCCCCAGCCCACCGCGCGATCAACCCTCCGCCATGCGTCGCGCCAGGCGCGACCGCCCCGGCACTCAGGCGAACTTATGGCCCGGCGGCACTGCGAACCCCACGCTGAAGCGGTTCCAGCTGTTGATCGCCACAATCGCGAGCGTGAGCTTCACCATCTCCTCCTCGCTGAATTCCTCGCGCACCACCTCGAAATCCTCGTCGTCCACCGGCCCGTCGGACAACCGCGTGAGCGCCTCCGTCCAAAGCAGCGCCGCCCGCTCGCGCGGCGTGAAGCACGTCGCCTCGGGCCACACGCACACGAGCGCCAGCCGCTCCTCCTTCTCGCCCGCCTTTCGTGCATCGCGCGAGTGCATGTCCACGCAAAACGCGCAGCCGTTGATCTGCGAAGCTCGCAGCTTCACAAGCTCGTAGAGCGAGGGCTCCAGCCCGGTCGAGCTGGCGGCCTTCTCGAGCGCATACATGGCGTGGATGACGGGTTGCGAGGCTTTCCAATAGGCGAGGCGA
It includes:
- a CDS encoding SRPBCC domain-containing protein, translating into MTTPILTPLVVERTFRAPASQVWHAITNADAMRVWYFDLPDFRPEVGFKFQFVVEHAGRIYDHRCEVTEVIPQRKLAFTWRYEGEAGESLVTMELSPEGEETRFRLTHEGLETFPQHPDFNRENFLAGWTSIVGEELRDYLEATSHKLVISREFDAPRELVWKAWTEPDRMEQWLSLGDEMTIESVTMDLRAGGKFRIQMRDESGEYFTAAGSYIEVLPPEKVVSTWDWEKDGAGAEYGELEGRETRLTVEFHEVDGRTKLVLTHEKFTEVARRDRHIEGWKNWIGRLAKFLAA
- a CDS encoding metalloregulator ArsR/SmtB family transcription factor — translated: MRKKDCAREEISDTFNHMVKCSPRLLDRTFAALADPTRRRMLEELAKGDRCVTDLARPHRMSLPAVSKHLRVLENAGLIRRRRDGRVHQLRLEAAPMRNALLWIEEYRRFWEGSLDRLDEYLQQIQAKEKKA
- a CDS encoding carboxymuconolactone decarboxylase family protein, which codes for MNTEPRLAYWKASQPVIHAMYALEKAASSTGLEPSLYELVKLRASQINGCAFCVDMHSRDARKAGEKEERLALVCVWPEATCFTPRERAALLWTEALTRLSDGPVDDEDFEVVREEFSEEEMVKLTLAIVAINSWNRFSVGFAVPPGHKFA